The Tenacibaculum jejuense genome includes a window with the following:
- a CDS encoding UDP-2,3-diacylglucosamine diphosphatase → MISIDISTDKKVYFASDQHLGAPTKEKSFPREKKFLHWLNEVEKDAEAIFLLGDLFDFWFEYKTVVPKGFVRVLGKLAQLKDKGIPIYFFVGNHDLWMKDYFETELNIPVFYKPTEFKIDDKLFLIGHGDGLGPHDLGYKRMKKVFTFPLFKWLFRWLHPDLGVRLGQYMSVKNKMISGDEDFKFLGEEKEWLVQYCKRKLETKHYDYFVFGHRHLPLDITLSEKSKYFNLGDWVQFFTYGTFSSSKFTLDKYEK, encoded by the coding sequence TTGATTTCAATCGATATCTCAACAGATAAAAAAGTTTATTTTGCTTCAGATCAACACTTAGGAGCTCCCACAAAAGAAAAAAGCTTTCCTAGAGAGAAAAAGTTCTTACACTGGTTAAATGAAGTAGAAAAAGATGCTGAAGCTATATTTTTACTAGGCGATTTATTCGATTTTTGGTTTGAATATAAAACCGTTGTTCCTAAAGGATTTGTGCGTGTTCTAGGCAAATTAGCACAATTAAAAGACAAAGGAATTCCTATTTACTTTTTTGTTGGTAATCATGATTTATGGATGAAAGATTATTTTGAAACAGAACTAAATATTCCTGTCTTCTATAAACCTACCGAGTTTAAAATTGATGATAAACTTTTTTTAATTGGACATGGAGATGGTTTAGGCCCGCATGATCTTGGTTACAAAAGAATGAAAAAAGTTTTCACATTTCCCTTGTTTAAATGGCTCTTTAGATGGTTGCATCCAGATTTAGGTGTTCGATTAGGACAATATATGTCTGTAAAAAACAAAATGATTTCTGGTGATGAAGATTTTAAATTTCTGGGAGAAGAAAAAGAATGGCTGGTTCAATATTGTAAACGAAAATTAGAAACAAAACACTATGATTATTTTGTTTTCGGTCATCGTCACCTTCCTCTTGATATTACACTTTCAGAAAAAAGTAAATATTTTAACCTAGGTGACTGGGTACAATTCTTTACTTATGGAACTTTCTCATCATCTAAATTCACATTAGATAAATATGAAAAATAA
- a CDS encoding AAA family ATPase, translated as MDVDVRAINEKIERESAFVDLLTNEMNKVIVGQKTMIERLLIGLLGNGHILLEGVPGLAKTLAINTLSKAVQGSFSRVQFTPDLLPADVVGTMIYNMKDNDFSIKKGPIFANFVLADEINRAPAKVQSALLEAMQERQITIGDETFKLDEPFLVMATQNPVEQEGTYPLPEAQVDRFMLKTVIDYPKLQDEQLIMRQSLNNSFGKVNPVISLEQIIKARETVNEVYMDEKIEKYILDIIFATRYPENYNLEKLKPLISFGSSPRGSIALAKAAKCYAFIKRRGYVIPEDVRAMTKDVLRHRIGITYEAEAENMTSLDIINAIINEVQVP; from the coding sequence ATGGACGTAGATGTTAGAGCGATTAACGAAAAAATAGAGAGAGAAAGTGCTTTTGTTGACCTTTTAACCAATGAAATGAATAAAGTTATAGTCGGTCAGAAAACAATGATTGAGAGACTTTTAATTGGTTTACTAGGAAACGGACACATCTTACTTGAAGGTGTACCTGGTTTAGCAAAAACTTTAGCTATCAACACATTATCTAAAGCTGTACAAGGAAGCTTTAGTAGAGTTCAGTTTACTCCAGATTTACTACCTGCTGATGTTGTTGGTACTATGATTTATAATATGAAGGACAATGATTTTTCTATCAAAAAAGGTCCTATTTTCGCGAACTTTGTACTGGCAGATGAGATCAACAGGGCTCCTGCTAAAGTTCAATCTGCTTTGTTAGAAGCAATGCAAGAAAGACAGATTACTATTGGAGACGAAACTTTTAAGCTAGACGAACCTTTCTTAGTAATGGCAACTCAAAACCCTGTTGAACAAGAAGGTACATATCCTTTACCAGAAGCTCAAGTAGACCGTTTCATGTTAAAAACTGTAATTGATTATCCTAAACTACAGGATGAGCAACTAATTATGAGACAAAGTTTAAATAATAGCTTTGGTAAAGTAAATCCTGTTATTTCTTTAGAACAAATTATTAAAGCTAGAGAAACAGTTAATGAAGTTTACATGGATGAAAAGATCGAAAAATATATTTTAGATATCATTTTCGCTACTCGTTATCCAGAAAATTATAATCTAGAAAAATTAAAACCTTTAATAAGTTTTGGTTCTTCTCCTCGTGGTAGTATTGCATTAGCGAAAGCAGCTAAATGTTATGCTTTTATTAAAAGAAGAGGATATGTAATTCCTGAAGATGTTCGTGCCATGACCAAAGATGTATTACGTCATAGAATTGGTATTACATATGAAGCTGAAGCCGAAAACATGACTTCATTAGATATAATTAATGCAATTATTAACGAAGTTCAGGTTCCATAA
- a CDS encoding DUF58 domain-containing protein, with protein sequence MNTKELLKKVRKIEIKTKRLSNHIFGGEYHSTFKGRGMTFSEVRQYQFGDDIRAIDWNVTARYNEPYVKVFEEERELTMMLMVDVSGSESFGTSVQFKRDTVTEIAATLAFSAIQNNDKVGLILFSDQVELFIPPKKGKSHVLRIIRELIEFSPKSTKTNIDEALKFLSSVMKKKAIVFMLSDFIDENYMKTLKIVGNKHDLTGIRIYDKFDEEIPNLGMVPMLDNETKEVRLINTSSKSLRNKYKANALRLKDEFQNSFKKSGLGTINIRVDENYVKKLLSYFKNKA encoded by the coding sequence ATGAATACCAAAGAGTTATTAAAAAAAGTTCGTAAGATAGAGATTAAGACAAAACGTTTGTCTAATCATATTTTTGGAGGAGAATACCACTCAACCTTTAAAGGTCGTGGTATGACTTTCTCTGAAGTTCGTCAGTATCAATTCGGTGACGATATAAGGGCTATAGATTGGAACGTAACTGCGCGTTACAATGAACCTTACGTTAAAGTTTTTGAAGAAGAACGCGAGCTTACAATGATGCTCATGGTAGATGTTTCTGGATCAGAATCTTTTGGAACATCAGTTCAATTTAAAAGAGATACCGTAACTGAAATTGCTGCTACACTAGCATTTTCAGCAATCCAAAATAATGATAAAGTTGGATTAATCTTGTTCTCTGACCAAGTGGAGTTATTTATACCTCCTAAAAAAGGAAAAAGTCATGTACTTAGAATTATACGTGAACTTATAGAGTTTTCACCTAAAAGCACTAAGACCAATATAGACGAAGCTTTGAAATTCTTATCAAGTGTAATGAAGAAAAAAGCTATTGTTTTTATGCTTTCTGATTTTATTGATGAAAACTATATGAAGACTTTAAAGATTGTTGGAAACAAACATGACTTAACTGGAATTCGTATTTATGATAAGTTCGATGAAGAAATTCCAAATCTAGGAATGGTGCCAATGTTAGATAATGAAACTAAAGAAGTACGATTAATTAACACCAGTTCTAAATCTCTACGAAATAAATACAAAGCTAATGCACTTCGTTTAAAAGATGAGTTTCAAAATTCTTTTAAGAAAAGTGGACTAGGAACTATAAACATAAGAGTTGACGAGAATTACGTCAAAAAACTATTAAGTTATTTTAAAAACAAAGCATAA
- a CDS encoding vWA domain-containing protein yields the protein MFNNFEFHNPEFLWLLIIVPLLALWLFSNRKKENTLLSMPNLKGFDASSSLLPKLKPFLHVFRLLALAALIVALARPRNVSVSKKTKTNRGIDIVMAIDVSASMLAKDLKPNRLEALKRVAIDFVNRRPNDRIGIVVYAGESFTQTPITSDKSIVKRTISEIKWGQLEGGTAIGMGLGSAVNRLKESKAKSKVIILLTDGVNNAGFVDPKTATELAKEIGIKVYTIGIGTNGMAPFPWAKDPRTGKLSFRNQKVEIDEKLLQFIADETEGEYFRATDNTSLKEIYDEIDKLEKTKIEEFKYYNYTEKYRLLVILAGIFLILEFILRNTLFKSFI from the coding sequence ATGTTCAATAATTTTGAATTCCATAATCCAGAATTTTTGTGGTTATTAATTATTGTACCACTTTTAGCTTTGTGGCTTTTTTCCAACAGAAAAAAAGAGAACACATTACTTTCAATGCCTAACCTTAAAGGTTTTGATGCAAGTAGTTCTTTACTCCCAAAATTGAAACCATTTTTACATGTTTTTCGACTTTTAGCATTAGCCGCTTTAATTGTCGCTTTAGCTAGACCAAGAAATGTTTCTGTTAGTAAAAAAACTAAAACAAATCGTGGTATCGATATCGTTATGGCAATAGATGTTTCTGCCAGTATGTTAGCTAAAGATTTAAAACCTAACAGACTTGAAGCTTTAAAACGAGTTGCTATCGATTTTGTTAACAGAAGACCAAACGACAGAATAGGTATTGTAGTTTATGCAGGAGAAAGTTTCACACAAACTCCAATAACTAGTGATAAATCTATCGTAAAAAGAACTATTTCAGAAATTAAATGGGGACAATTAGAAGGTGGAACAGCTATTGGTATGGGACTTGGTTCTGCAGTGAATAGACTAAAAGAAAGTAAGGCAAAAAGTAAAGTAATTATTTTACTTACAGATGGTGTAAATAATGCTGGTTTTGTAGATCCTAAAACTGCTACTGAATTAGCAAAAGAAATAGGAATTAAAGTATATACTATCGGTATAGGAACCAATGGTATGGCTCCGTTCCCTTGGGCAAAAGACCCAAGAACAGGTAAATTATCTTTTAGAAATCAGAAGGTTGAAATTGACGAAAAATTATTACAATTTATCGCCGATGAAACTGAAGGAGAATATTTCAGGGCAACTGACAATACTTCTTTAAAAGAAATTTACGATGAAATAGACAAGTTAGAGAAAACTAAAATTGAAGAATTTAAATATTATAATTACACAGAAAAGTATCGTCTTCTAGTGATTTTAGCAGGAATATTCTTGATTTTAGAATTCATATTAAGAAACACGTTATTTAAAAGCTTTATATAA
- a CDS encoding VWA domain-containing protein: protein MYKIEEPIYFSLFIIIPIMTVIFLLVLWWKKNTQKKFTNKELLAKLAPNASTFKSVLKLIFLLVGLSFLIISLVNPKMGTKLQTVKREGVDIIFALDVSKSMLAKDIAPNRLEKSKQIISKIIDKLGSDRVGIIIYAGNAYPLLPITTDHAAAKMFLQNANPDMVSSQGTAINEALDLSKTYYNNEEQTNKFLVIISDGEDHQEETKQKAQDIANEGVKVYTIGVGTETGGPIPIELNGGHIGYKKNRQGETVITKRKADVLESIANVANGKYIDGNKTEQPVKMIEKIISNAQKSEFETTQFSDYKDQFQWFIGIGILFLVIDMFFFERKTKWIKKVDLFNEKES, encoded by the coding sequence ATGTATAAGATAGAAGAACCAATATATTTTTCCCTTTTCATTATTATTCCAATAATGACTGTCATTTTTTTATTGGTTTTATGGTGGAAAAAAAATACCCAAAAGAAGTTTACTAATAAAGAGCTGTTGGCAAAATTAGCTCCTAATGCTTCTACATTTAAATCTGTTTTAAAACTTATCTTTTTATTAGTCGGATTAAGTTTTTTGATCATTTCTTTGGTAAATCCTAAAATGGGAACAAAACTTCAAACTGTAAAGCGCGAAGGAGTAGATATTATTTTTGCTTTAGATGTTTCTAAAAGTATGCTGGCTAAAGATATAGCTCCAAACCGTTTAGAGAAATCAAAACAAATCATCTCTAAAATTATAGATAAGCTAGGAAGCGATCGTGTAGGAATTATTATTTATGCCGGAAATGCATATCCTTTACTTCCTATCACAACCGATCATGCAGCAGCTAAAATGTTCTTACAAAACGCAAATCCTGATATGGTTTCTAGTCAAGGAACAGCAATTAATGAAGCGTTAGATCTTTCTAAAACTTATTATAATAACGAAGAGCAAACTAACAAGTTTTTAGTAATTATTTCTGATGGAGAAGATCATCAAGAAGAAACGAAACAAAAAGCTCAAGATATAGCCAATGAAGGTGTAAAAGTGTACACAATTGGTGTAGGAACAGAAACTGGTGGTCCGATTCCTATCGAACTTAATGGCGGACATATTGGTTATAAAAAGAACAGACAAGGTGAAACTGTAATTACCAAACGTAAAGCAGACGTTTTGGAAAGTATTGCAAACGTAGCCAATGGAAAATATATTGACGGAAACAAAACCGAACAACCTGTAAAAATGATCGAGAAAATTATTTCAAATGCTCAAAAAAGTGAGTTTGAAACTACGCAATTTTCTGATTATAAAGATCAATTTCAATGGTTCATCGGTATTGGAATACTATTCTTAGTAATAGATATGTTCTTCTTTGAAAGAAAGACAAAATGGATTAAAAAAGTAGACTTGTTTAACGAAAAGGAATCATAA
- a CDS encoding tetratricopeptide repeat protein: MRLFINFCTVFLLLTSTLTSAQQDTLKLQREARSLLRDGNELYNKEKFNEASIAYRKALGKNSKYDKASYNYGNSLYQGKNFKEAVSQYELTTKTSKSKAEKAEAFHNIGNAMMEQKQFEQAVEAYKNALRNNPNDDETRYNLAAAQKQVKKQQQQNKNDKNKNKKDKKDNKDQNKDKDKKDQKDQNKKDQDKKDDNKDQKDNKDQNDPKKDKQDKNKQKPKPRPGKMTPEQMKQLLESLNNEEKKTQKKMNVKKSKGRKIKQEKDW, translated from the coding sequence ATGAGATTGTTTATTAATTTTTGTACTGTTTTCTTATTACTAACAAGCACTTTAACAAGTGCTCAACAAGACACATTAAAACTTCAACGTGAAGCCAGATCTTTATTACGTGATGGTAATGAGTTATATAACAAAGAAAAATTCAATGAAGCTTCTATTGCATATAGAAAAGCTTTAGGAAAGAACAGTAAATATGATAAAGCGAGTTACAACTATGGAAATTCTTTATATCAAGGAAAGAATTTTAAAGAAGCTGTATCTCAATACGAACTTACAACCAAAACATCTAAATCTAAAGCTGAAAAAGCTGAAGCTTTCCATAATATTGGAAATGCAATGATGGAACAAAAACAGTTTGAACAAGCTGTAGAAGCTTATAAAAATGCGTTACGAAATAATCCTAATGATGATGAAACTCGTTATAATTTAGCTGCTGCTCAAAAGCAAGTAAAAAAGCAACAACAGCAAAATAAAAACGATAAGAACAAGAACAAAAAAGACAAGAAGGATAATAAAGATCAGAACAAGGACAAGGACAAGAAAGATCAAAAGGATCAGAACAAGAAAGATCAAGATAAAAAAGACGATAATAAAGATCAGAAAGACAATAAAGACCAGAATGATCCGAAGAAAGACAAACAAGATAAGAACAAACAAAAACCTAAACCTCGTCCAGGTAAAATGACACCTGAACAAATGAAACAGCTGTTAGAAAGCTTAAATAACGAGGAAAAGAAGACTCAAAAGAAAATGAACGTTAAAAAATCAAAAGGTAGAAAAATAAAACAAGAAAAAGACTGGTAA
- a CDS encoding BatD family protein translates to MKLKFITFILVLASLSIFAQDAKLTATVSKNKLGVNQRLRVEFAINKQGADNFTPPSFKNFKIVGGPSQSVSQSWVNGKSTFSQSYTYIIQPLRKGEFNLPSASIQLNGQTLKSEPVKIIVTSAVKIPKNPNDPDYIAEQNIHLVAEVSKGRPYVGEGIYVEYRLYFSNNVGIYDNAITESPQYIGFWNQEIKNNNYDFKTAMYNGEQYRYAVLHKALLIPTKSGNLTIDPMKMDILVAVPTGRADFFGNPITRRVRKQYASAKKIIKAKALPEEGKPDSFTGAVGNFEYTLTSNKNTLKANESSELKVKVSGLGNLKLFELPKVETPKELEVYQPERKENVKISTSGLRGSVTDTYTVVPEYKGKYKIPSTEFSYFNPKDNKYHTISTDDLFVNVTEGKELVSTTENLVKKQDVQVTGNNFRFIQTSTSLGVIDTSNFFKSIPFYLLLLLPLIAIPVAIFIGKKKSERDADIIGNKQRKADRLAKKYLSEASQQLGNKEEFYEALERALHNYLKAKLNVETSDISREKITELLDDKQVEISTIDDFIEVLKQCDFARYTPITNTQMNEEYNRAKQVITSLDRQL, encoded by the coding sequence ATGAAATTGAAGTTTATAACATTTATACTAGTATTAGCATCGCTATCAATTTTTGCTCAAGATGCTAAATTAACAGCAACTGTAAGTAAGAATAAACTTGGAGTGAATCAACGTTTACGAGTTGAATTTGCTATAAACAAGCAAGGTGCAGACAATTTTACTCCGCCTAGTTTTAAGAATTTTAAAATTGTTGGCGGGCCAAGCCAATCAGTTAGTCAATCATGGGTTAATGGAAAGTCTACTTTCTCTCAATCTTACACTTATATAATTCAGCCTTTAAGAAAAGGAGAATTTAATCTTCCTTCTGCAAGTATTCAATTGAATGGACAAACCTTAAAATCTGAACCTGTAAAAATCATTGTTACTTCAGCAGTAAAAATACCTAAGAACCCTAACGATCCTGATTATATAGCTGAACAAAACATCCATTTAGTTGCAGAAGTTTCTAAAGGAAGACCTTATGTTGGAGAAGGTATTTATGTAGAATACAGACTGTATTTTAGTAATAATGTTGGTATTTATGATAATGCGATTACAGAATCTCCACAGTATATTGGTTTTTGGAATCAAGAAATAAAAAACAACAATTATGATTTTAAAACCGCTATGTACAATGGTGAACAATACAGATACGCTGTTTTACATAAAGCTTTATTAATTCCAACAAAGTCAGGAAACTTAACTATTGACCCTATGAAAATGGATATTTTAGTTGCAGTTCCTACAGGAAGAGCCGATTTTTTTGGAAATCCAATCACAAGAAGAGTTAGAAAACAATATGCATCTGCAAAAAAAATAATTAAGGCTAAAGCTTTACCTGAAGAAGGAAAGCCTGATAGTTTTACTGGAGCGGTAGGTAATTTTGAATATACATTAACTTCTAACAAAAACACGTTAAAAGCTAATGAATCATCAGAATTAAAAGTAAAAGTTTCTGGTTTAGGAAATTTAAAATTATTTGAACTTCCTAAAGTTGAAACTCCAAAAGAACTTGAAGTATATCAGCCTGAAAGAAAAGAAAATGTAAAAATTTCTACTTCTGGCTTAAGAGGATCTGTTACCGACACGTATACTGTCGTACCTGAGTATAAAGGAAAATATAAAATTCCTAGTACAGAGTTTTCATATTTCAATCCTAAAGACAATAAATATCATACGATTAGCACAGACGACTTATTCGTTAATGTTACTGAAGGAAAAGAATTAGTATCAACGACTGAAAATCTAGTAAAGAAACAAGATGTACAAGTAACTGGAAATAACTTTAGATTTATACAAACCTCTACATCTTTAGGAGTAATTGACACATCAAACTTTTTTAAATCAATTCCTTTTTATTTACTGTTACTTCTACCATTAATAGCTATACCTGTAGCAATTTTCATTGGAAAAAAGAAAAGTGAAAGAGACGCTGATATTATTGGAAACAAGCAACGTAAGGCAGATAGGTTAGCAAAAAAATATTTATCAGAAGCTAGTCAACAATTAGGTAATAAAGAGGAGTTCTATGAAGCTTTAGAACGAGCACTACACAATTACCTAAAAGCAAAATTGAATGTTGAAACTTCTGATATTAGCAGAGAAAAAATCACTGAATTATTAGACGATAAACAAGTTGAAATTTCTACAATAGATGATTTTATTGAAGTATTAAAGCAATGTGATTTTGCAAGATATACTCCAATAACAAATACTCAAATGAATGAAGAGTATAATAGAGCTAAACAAGTAATAACCTCATTAGACAGACAATTATGA
- a CDS encoding SH3 domain-containing protein has product MMKRIIWLLTLFVSASFANAQNTDELFNNANNLYKNGSYKEAAKIYESLIASKTVSSELFYNLGNCYYKLNKVGPSIYNYEKALLLDPLNEDAKNNLVFAKRLTLDRIEELPKSVLQKFNENYISKISFNGWAVVSVIISFLASILFILYYFSLIPSRKRIFFTTSILLFLILIISLAITYHQYSKFSNTVEAIIFSDEASVKNEPTKNGDEVFLLHEGTKVIVLDEVDDWKKIRLVDGKIGWLKNDNIKILDLF; this is encoded by the coding sequence ATGATGAAGAGAATAATTTGGTTACTTACCCTTTTTGTATCAGCAAGTTTTGCTAATGCACAAAATACAGATGAACTTTTTAATAATGCCAACAACTTGTACAAAAATGGTTCATACAAAGAAGCGGCAAAAATTTATGAAAGCTTAATTGCATCTAAAACCGTTTCTTCTGAATTGTTTTATAACCTTGGAAATTGTTATTATAAACTTAATAAAGTAGGACCATCGATTTATAATTATGAAAAAGCTTTATTATTAGATCCTTTGAATGAAGATGCAAAAAATAATCTTGTATTTGCAAAACGTTTAACTTTAGATCGAATTGAAGAACTACCTAAATCGGTTCTACAAAAATTCAATGAAAATTATATTAGCAAAATTAGTTTCAATGGCTGGGCTGTTGTTTCCGTAATCATTTCATTTTTAGCTTCTATACTATTCATTTTATACTATTTCTCTTTAATTCCTTCAAGAAAAAGAATATTTTTTACCACAAGCATATTATTATTTTTAATATTAATAATTTCATTAGCTATAACTTATCATCAATATAGTAAGTTCTCAAATACCGTAGAAGCGATTATTTTTTCTGATGAAGCTTCTGTAAAAAATGAACCAACAAAAAATGGTGATGAAGTATTTTTGCTTCATGAAGGCACAAAAGTTATTGTATTAGACGAAGTTGACGATTGGAAAAAAATACGTTTAGTTGATGGAAAAATTGGCTGGTTAAAAAACGATAACATTAAAATATTGGACCTTTTTTAA
- a CDS encoding SulP family inorganic anion transporter, with protein sequence MFKTIKNDLPASIVVFFVALPLCLGIALASGAPLFSGLIAGIVGGIVVGALSGSSIGVSGPAAGLAAIVLLAIQDFKELFGEEIGFNVFLATVVLAGVFQLILGFLKAGVIGYYFPSSVIKGMLAGIGIIIFMKQIPFFFGHENAKLKGFNLLDFFGSLEKVETSSIIIGIVGLLILILWNLVLSKKGKIFQIIQGPIVAVAVGIFYYIFTKQGNLGIADFNMVNVPTPKNSDEFLAQFPFPNFSQITHPKVLLTAFTIGLVASLETLLCVEATDKLDPEKNVTPTNKELFAQGTGNIVSGLIGGLPVTQVIVRSSANINSGGKSKLSAIIHGFLLLISVVTIPTLLNKIPLAVLAAILLIVGYKLAKPKSFITMYKLGWKQFLPFIVTIIGIVGLDLLKGIALGLSVGIFVILYKSYQNSHFLHKEGEDIDDGKIKMTLAEEVTFFNKGAILKELDSLPENSSLELDVTKTRYLDNDIIEILEDFAYKAKERNINIKLISERGTVENPPSYIEFFKLNPNLS encoded by the coding sequence ATGTTTAAAACAATAAAAAATGATTTACCCGCTAGTATAGTGGTGTTTTTTGTAGCATTACCTTTATGTTTAGGTATTGCTTTGGCGAGTGGTGCTCCATTATTTTCTGGTTTAATAGCAGGAATTGTAGGAGGAATTGTAGTAGGAGCTTTAAGTGGCTCTAGTATTGGAGTTAGTGGTCCTGCTGCGGGTTTAGCAGCAATTGTATTACTTGCTATACAAGATTTTAAAGAGTTATTTGGTGAAGAAATAGGCTTTAACGTATTTCTAGCCACAGTCGTGCTAGCTGGAGTATTTCAATTAATTTTAGGGTTTCTAAAGGCTGGTGTTATAGGCTACTATTTCCCTTCCTCTGTTATTAAAGGAATGCTAGCTGGTATTGGAATAATAATCTTTATGAAACAAATCCCTTTCTTCTTTGGTCATGAAAATGCAAAATTAAAAGGATTCAACCTTTTGGATTTTTTTGGTAGTTTAGAAAAAGTAGAAACTTCTTCTATTATAATAGGTATTGTAGGTTTATTGATTTTAATACTCTGGAATTTGGTTCTTTCAAAAAAAGGGAAAATTTTTCAAATTATACAAGGCCCAATTGTAGCAGTAGCTGTAGGTATTTTTTATTATATATTTACAAAACAAGGGAATTTAGGTATTGCAGATTTTAATATGGTAAATGTTCCTACACCTAAAAATTCTGATGAATTTTTAGCTCAATTTCCTTTCCCTAACTTTAGTCAAATAACTCATCCCAAAGTGTTATTAACAGCTTTCACCATTGGATTAGTTGCAAGTTTAGAGACTTTATTATGTGTAGAAGCGACAGACAAATTAGATCCTGAAAAGAATGTAACTCCAACTAACAAAGAATTATTTGCACAAGGTACAGGTAATATTGTATCAGGTTTAATTGGAGGTTTACCAGTTACTCAAGTAATTGTAAGAAGTTCTGCAAATATCAACTCTGGTGGAAAATCTAAACTATCTGCAATAATACATGGTTTTTTATTATTAATATCTGTTGTAACTATTCCTACTTTATTAAATAAAATTCCGTTAGCTGTATTGGCTGCAATCTTATTAATAGTTGGTTATAAATTAGCAAAACCAAAATCGTTTATTACTATGTATAAATTAGGATGGAAACAATTTCTGCCATTTATCGTAACAATAATTGGTATTGTTGGATTAGATTTACTTAAAGGTATCGCATTGGGGCTTTCTGTTGGAATATTTGTTATTTTATATAAAAGTTATCAAAACTCACATTTCCTTCACAAAGAAGGTGAAGATATTGATGATGGTAAGATCAAAATGACATTAGCTGAAGAAGTTACTTTCTTTAACAAAGGTGCCATTTTAAAAGAGTTAGATAGCTTACCAGAAAATTCTTCTTTAGAATTAGACGTAACTAAAACTAGATATTTAGATAATGACATTATTGAAATATTAGAAGATTTTGCCTACAAAGCAAAAGAAAGAAACATAAATATAAAATTAATTTCAGAAAGAGGAACTGTAGAAAACCCTCCTAGTTACATTGAATTTTTTAAACTTAACCCTAATCTAAGTTAG